A window of Zingiber officinale cultivar Zhangliang chromosome 5A, Zo_v1.1, whole genome shotgun sequence contains these coding sequences:
- the LOC121981446 gene encoding uncharacterized protein LOC121981446: MKNLLSEKSMATPIKILMANDMSNEIELKRKSHSVVAQLMGIDTMKLDQQQVSVHTKRKLQDNCPSTTTLAGKLKVSCQKGKFCNEMSCNLQHYIYDKIESKDACEILHKPSGDIKNQWGNCIKDLNKNNKKAYVENLMEGSFSTEEERILHSKDFQDALRIVCSNRKLFLKILEGPDFILSKHMRNAPIIPVKKNHISAFKPLRNFEKGENVVTTERYPSASNNSDFTQLKAKNVSQQTRIVVLKPRFGNHHVMKAKVASPMTLCKLLEQSGFFRGLQDRGALQPRSESEVSQQNLKNVISQKSAVVMEAKKQALERQASLPSNGSNKEQIRTHRSSFSLGQILANTVVKEAEHTNKFIPRNGSSCNPIDELKLSTSCETFGKINNIERSSPGNLSRSKSLPISSSYEQIGSNTQSSKFLISSAIERKKEVKSRNDKTFKEKISSFLFSKMKKFSCEKSGSPFSEGFDSKFHSYSPGFAVKGSVQSVNPLKKNLPLGSPQVYYEETSGNATCPNPIIDARKRASSNEKAKACNTMRDEVNFENSKGNQDQTSPTSVLDTLYEDRRNDIISKSSDVITGTQSISRAPPIESVSRSLPRDNTHPDFSIFNKEPFKVDNNHEENYVFPRNFLSSTSAINTTVSTRNHAIRGQFDEVLLTSYFYWREAAAMLKEKRSNQNVLFNSINSEPIEFGSTGLPTSQNVNQWIRESAWLVPAEAWNIIRNSFFVKTVMEDDDCSNISQLLDMMVGGYRLSEYLLEVQEITEEISGYVLKNLVREALAEMSD; the protein is encoded by the exons ATGAAGAATTTGCTGAGTGAAAAATCAATGGCAACACCAATTAAGATTTTGATGGCCAATGACATGTCTAACGAAATTGAGTTAAAACGGAAATCTCATAGTGTTGTTGCCCAACTGATGGGAATTGATACCATGAAGCTGGATCAGCAGCAAGTCTCCGTCCATACTAAAAGAAAGTTGCAGGATAATTGTCCATCGACAACTACCTTGGCTGGAAAACTTAAGGTTAGTTGCCAGAAAGGCAAATTCTGCAATGAAATGTCCTGTAATCTTCAGCATTATATTTATGACAAGATTGAGTCCAAGGATGCATGTGAAATATTACATAAACCATCAGGAGATATAAAAAACCAGTGGGGAAATTGTATCAAGGACCTGAATAAGAACAACAAAAAGGCCTATGTAGAGAATTTAATGGAAGGGAGTTTTTCTACAGAAGAGGAAAGGATACTCCATTCCAAGGATTTTCAAGATGCCCTTAGAATTGTCTGCTCAAACAGAAAATTATTCCTAAAAATCCTTGAAGGTCCAGATTTCATACTATCTAAGCACATGAGAAATGCCCCTATCATTCCagttaaaaaaaatcacatttCTGCATTTAAGCCATTGCGAAATTTTGAGAAGGGTGAGAATGTGGTGACAACAGAACGATATCCATCCGCCAGTAATAATTCTGATTTTACTCAACTAAAGGCAAAAAATGTTTCTCAGCAAACCAGGATAGTGGTCCTAAAGCCTAGATTTGGTAATCATCATGTCATGAAGGCCAAGGTGGCATCTCCAATGACATTATGTAAACTTCTAGAGCAAAGTGGATTTTTTAGAGGCTTGCAAGATAGGGGAGCCTTACAACCAAGATCTGAAAGTGAAGTCTCTCAACAGAATCTAAAGAATGTAATTTCACAGAAGTCAGCAGTTGTAATGGAAGCCAAGAAGCAAGCTTTGGAGAGACAGGCTTCCTTACCCTCTAATGGAAGCAATAAAGAACAAATTCGAACACATAGATCATCATTCTCATTAGGTCAAATCCTTGCTAATACTGTTGTAAAGGAAGCTGAGCATACTAATAAGTTTATTCCTAGAAATGGATCCTCCTGCAATCCAATTGATgaattgaagttatctacatcaTGTGAAACCTTTGGGAAAATTAACAATATCGAAAGGAGCTCCCCTGGTAATTTATCAAGGTCAAAGAGTCTGCCTATCTCATCCTCATATGAACAAATTGGATCAAATACTCAATCATCCAAATTCTTGATTAGTAGTGCTATTGAGCGAAAGAAGGAAGTAAAGTCTAGGAATGATAAGACATTCAAAGAAAAGATCTCAAGTTTTCTCTTTTCGAAGATGAAGAAATTTAGTTGTGAAAAGTCTGGTTCTCCTTTCTCGGAGGGGTTCGATAGCAAATTCCATTCTTACAGTCCTGGTTTTGCAGTAAAGGGAAGTGTACAGTCAGTAAATCCTCTGAAAAAAAATTTGCCTTTGGGAAGTCCACAAGTATATTATGAAGAAACAAGTGGAAATGCAACTTGTCCAAACCCAATAATTGACGCAAGGAAAAGA GCTTCTTCTAATGAGAAAGCTAAAGCATGTAATACAATGAGAGATGAAGTCAACTTTGAAAACTCCAAAGGTAACCAAGATCAAACTAGCCCTACTTCAGTCTTGGATACTCTGTACGAAGACAGAAGAAATGACATTATATCCAAGTCATCTGATGTTATTACTGGAACACAAA GTATCTCTAGGGCTCCACCAATTGAATCAGTTTCCCGTTCTTTACCAAGGGATAATACTCACCCAGATTTTTCAATATTTAATAAAGAACCATTCAAGGTGGACAACAATCACGAGGAGAATTATGTATTCCCTCGAAATTTTCTTTCTTCTACCTCAGCAATAAATACTACTGTTTCCACAAGAAACCATGCTATTCGAGGTCAATTTGATGAAGTGCTACTTACAAGCTACTTTTACTGGAGAGAAGCAGCAGCtatgctcaaggaaaaaaggTCAAATCAGAACGTCTTATTCAACAGTATCAACTCAGAACCAATAGAATTTGGATCAACTGGTTTGCCCACCTCACAAAACGTAAATCAATGGATTAGGGAATCTGCTTGGCTTGTGCCTGCAGAAGCATGGAACATCATCAGGAATTCGTTTTTTGTGAAAACAGTGATGGAAGATGATGACTGCAGCAACATAAGTCAATTGCTTGATATGATGGTCGGAGGATACAGATTGTCTGAGTACTTGTTGGAAGTACAAGAGATCACTGAAGAGATTAGCGGATATGTGTTGAAGAATTTGGTCAGGGAGGCTTTGGCTGAGATGAGTGATTAA